The following proteins are encoded in a genomic region of Pseudodesulfovibrio mercurii:
- the flgC gene encoding flagellar basal body rod protein FlgC, with amino-acid sequence MDFMTALDISASGLTAQRAQLNVISMNMANMRTTETAGGGPYQRKTVSFEATPVYSPFDQAMQDQLNRNLEGVKVTGVLADNRPFKQVYEPNHPDANDQGYVFYPDINVVEEMANMMQAMRGYEANVQTVQAVKNMFQKALTIGS; translated from the coding sequence ATGGACTTCATGACGGCACTCGACATCAGCGCGTCCGGGCTCACGGCCCAGCGGGCGCAGCTCAACGTCATTTCCATGAACATGGCCAACATGCGCACCACCGAAACGGCGGGGGGCGGTCCATACCAGCGCAAGACGGTCTCCTTCGAGGCCACGCCGGTCTACTCGCCCTTCGACCAGGCCATGCAGGACCAGCTCAACCGCAACCTGGAGGGGGTCAAGGTCACCGGCGTGCTCGCCGACAACCGCCCGTTCAAGCAGGTCTACGAGCCGAACCACCCGGACGCCAACGACCAGGGCTACGTGTTCTACCCGGACATCAACGTGGTCGAGGAGATGGCCAACATGATGCAGGCCATGCGCGGCTACGAGGCCAACGTCCAGACCGTCCAGGCGGTCAAGAACATGTTCCAGAAAGCCCTGACCATAGGCAGCTAG
- the fliE gene encoding flagellar hook-basal body complex protein FliE — MVVKSVALNAYQNAMDIRRRTVDSTVSQSLRKPQEPVRSFSDTLKSSLVKVNDLQETKETMIEEFASGKTQNVHELMISMQKAGMAMQMTGAVRSKIMNAYKEIMQMSF; from the coding sequence ATGGTCGTCAAAAGCGTCGCCCTCAACGCCTATCAGAACGCCATGGATATCCGCCGCCGCACGGTGGACTCCACGGTTTCCCAGAGCCTGAGAAAACCCCAGGAACCCGTCCGCAGCTTCAGCGATACCCTCAAGTCCTCCCTGGTCAAGGTCAACGACCTTCAGGAGACCAAGGAGACCATGATCGAGGAGTTCGCCTCGGGCAAGACCCAGAACGTGCATGAACTGATGATCTCCATGCAGAAGGCGGGCATGGCCATGCAGATGACCGGCGCCGTCCGTTCCAAGATCATGAACGCGTACAAGGAAATCATGCAGATGTCCTTCTAG